The following coding sequences lie in one Microbacterium sp. XT11 genomic window:
- a CDS encoding HSP90 family protein codes for MSADVQQFQVDLRGVVDLLSRHIYSSPRVYLRELLQNARDAITARREHDGGGGSIRITPLTADTGEFVLSDDGIGLTAREVADLLATVGRSSKRDIFDLPRSDYLGQFGIGLLSCFMVADTIVIRSRSARGGSAVEWTGSADGTFRVVEIADDLPIGTSVHLVPRFDADELLRPAAVHELATAFGEFLPVRVTVDAPGGDIDVTRPAPFLEADPDAAVQYGRDLLGATPLDVIELAEPATGTRGLAYVLPFAPPPGARQATRMYLGRMLLSERVDDVLPDWAFFVRAVIDSTGLAPTASRESLVDDAALEHVREQLGSAIRRWVLELGLREPHRLAQFVAIHEVGLKSLVRHDEELARFITRWLTLETTHGTMRVGDLVERFPHVRYARTVDEFRQVAGISPSDEVLVNGCYLFDADLVRLLPELHPGVTVEQVDVVGELDRLDPPPLDDRDAAVALEERAGGVLAASGCSVIVRAIDRADLTALYVADPDVLRAIDRTRTKRVTGALWGGVLDRIDGATSSARDDDLSARLCLNWSNRVVRALVRVDDEAVFARTMQLLYIQALLAGHHPLSDADRAVMTTALADLVALSAGIEGDPLSFENH; via the coding sequence GTGAGCGCTGACGTGCAGCAGTTCCAGGTGGATCTGCGCGGTGTGGTCGACCTGCTCAGCCGGCACATCTATTCCAGCCCTCGCGTGTACCTGCGCGAGCTCCTGCAGAACGCGAGAGACGCCATCACGGCCCGACGCGAGCACGACGGCGGCGGCGGGAGCATCCGCATCACCCCGCTCACCGCCGACACCGGCGAGTTCGTGCTGAGCGACGACGGCATCGGCCTCACCGCACGCGAGGTCGCCGACCTCCTCGCGACGGTCGGACGCAGCTCCAAGCGCGACATCTTCGACCTGCCGCGCAGCGACTACCTCGGACAGTTCGGCATCGGGCTGCTCAGCTGCTTCATGGTCGCCGACACGATTGTCATCCGCTCCCGCAGCGCACGCGGCGGCTCCGCGGTGGAGTGGACCGGCAGCGCCGACGGCACCTTCCGGGTCGTCGAGATCGCCGACGACCTCCCGATCGGCACCAGCGTGCACCTCGTGCCCCGGTTCGACGCCGACGAACTGCTGCGCCCGGCCGCCGTGCACGAGCTGGCGACCGCGTTCGGAGAGTTCCTCCCCGTGCGCGTGACCGTCGACGCGCCGGGCGGCGACATCGACGTCACGCGCCCCGCTCCGTTCCTCGAAGCCGACCCGGATGCGGCCGTGCAGTACGGGCGCGACCTGCTCGGCGCGACGCCGCTCGACGTCATCGAGCTCGCCGAGCCCGCTACCGGGACGCGAGGCCTCGCCTATGTGCTGCCGTTCGCCCCGCCGCCGGGGGCGCGGCAGGCGACGCGCATGTACCTGGGTCGGATGCTGCTGTCGGAGCGCGTCGACGACGTGCTGCCGGACTGGGCGTTCTTCGTCCGCGCCGTCATCGACTCCACCGGGCTCGCGCCGACCGCGAGCCGCGAGTCGCTCGTCGACGACGCAGCGCTCGAGCACGTGCGCGAGCAGCTGGGCTCCGCCATCCGTCGCTGGGTGCTCGAGCTCGGCCTGCGCGAGCCGCATCGACTCGCGCAGTTCGTCGCGATCCACGAGGTGGGGCTCAAGTCGCTCGTGCGGCACGACGAGGAGCTCGCGCGGTTCATCACGCGCTGGCTCACGCTCGAGACGACGCACGGCACGATGCGCGTTGGCGACCTCGTCGAGCGCTTCCCGCACGTGCGCTACGCGCGCACCGTCGACGAATTCCGCCAGGTCGCCGGCATCTCGCCGTCCGACGAGGTGCTGGTCAACGGGTGCTACCTCTTCGACGCCGACCTCGTGCGCCTGCTGCCCGAGCTTCACCCGGGTGTCACCGTGGAGCAGGTCGACGTGGTCGGAGAGCTCGACCGCCTCGACCCGCCGCCTCTCGACGACCGCGACGCGGCCGTGGCGCTGGAGGAGCGCGCCGGCGGCGTGCTCGCGGCATCCGGATGCTCCGTCATCGTGCGGGCGATCGACAGGGCCGATCTCACGGCGCTCTATGTCGCCGACCCCGATGTGCTGCGCGCCATCGACCGCACCCGCACCAAGCGCGTCACGGGCGCCCTGTGGGGAGGGGTGCTCGACCGCATCGACGGTGCGACCTCGTCCGCGCGCGACGATGACCTCAGCGCACGGCTGTGCCTGAACTGGTCGAACCGCGTGGTGCGCGCGCTCGTCCGCGTCGACGACGAAGCCGTGTTCGCGCGCACGATGCAGCTGCTCTACATCCAGGCCCTGCTCGCCGGGCACCATCCGCTCTCCGATGCCGATCGCGCGGTCATGACCACGGCCCTCGCGGATCTCGTCGCACTCTCCGCCGGCATCGAGGGGGATCCGCTCTCCTTCGAGAACCACTGA
- a CDS encoding tetratricopeptide repeat protein, whose protein sequence is MARPAKRLQQLLEEIDRTPWGPAEQALVSEAVALAVELGDERLEYEARMRQTASANMNGATDVMLNSFAWCLAHHDADPQRFPADLGYGGADLMWQFKWMASALRSSPAFSGEQITAVLDDMEAHYRAAGLGLSGVLTARFEDAWDAGRLDDAEALRVQLEATPRDDHSHCDACGRSQFAGFFAETDRDADAIRLVEEMIEGGFSCGEEPEHALSRVLLPYLRAGRFDDAKTAHLRSYRLAKDNPDNLRIVANNIVFTAVTGNEARALALVERHIGWLAHDGLNVDAHFAALAAFALALDRVTAAGHGSTPVRGADAPALRPLLGDHEGAWSAEELAAASWEAAARIGAAFDERDGTDGHARSLERMRALREESYDVPIRSDAFVPTPAATEPADAEGWFDRVMNLAQYGAEEETLHGLPRALEVADPAKRAQLLSMRIGVLIALDREDEAREILPERLSALREAGLDAQADLESRLGLATFGDSSPEAVAGLDRELAAAGALPAWSRGDLALSRAFQHLRGDNGDETDAALELAEQAARAFAEAGDARLSNTTTLLAISAMLNRGDLEAAGALLDRLLAQDDVSDGHRARALQTRARVRGGAGDYVEGAADADEACRLLTLLGATSALASAHLLAGALWEDAGDADKALSRYRLASRLLAQRGEDAAPADFRLARAMLAVGDAEESAELFGTVLEREEQSDVPAGSRAMTASMLGRALSGAGEWGQSAGAYGYAAELFGEAEQHADQAMALTERAKILARFDEHDEAIELLESAAEIVRRDPEAVGTLADVLHNLGQAYGAREDERAFALFDEVAELARQHEAGWLLADVTDSRARALAAFGRVDEAVAAALTAADAFAELGDAGAAGGSELFAARVLASSERGADAVPLYRAAIEHGAAVPPLRQVAALELGDVFEALGRHGEAAEVRALIES, encoded by the coding sequence ATGGCTCGACCCGCCAAGCGCCTGCAGCAGCTGCTGGAGGAGATCGACCGCACGCCGTGGGGACCGGCGGAGCAGGCCCTCGTGTCGGAGGCCGTCGCGCTGGCGGTCGAGCTGGGTGACGAGCGCCTGGAGTACGAGGCGCGCATGCGGCAGACGGCATCCGCGAACATGAACGGCGCGACCGACGTCATGCTCAACTCGTTCGCGTGGTGCCTCGCCCATCACGACGCCGACCCGCAGCGCTTCCCCGCCGACCTCGGCTACGGCGGCGCCGACCTCATGTGGCAGTTCAAGTGGATGGCCTCGGCGCTGCGCTCGTCTCCCGCTTTCTCCGGCGAGCAGATCACGGCGGTGCTCGACGACATGGAGGCGCATTACCGGGCTGCGGGCCTCGGCCTGAGCGGCGTGCTGACGGCGCGCTTCGAGGATGCCTGGGACGCCGGCCGTCTCGACGACGCCGAGGCGCTGCGGGTGCAGCTGGAGGCCACGCCGCGCGATGATCACAGCCACTGCGACGCCTGCGGCCGGAGCCAGTTCGCCGGCTTCTTCGCCGAGACCGATCGCGACGCCGACGCCATCCGGCTCGTCGAGGAGATGATCGAAGGCGGGTTCTCGTGCGGCGAGGAGCCGGAGCACGCCCTGTCGCGTGTGCTCCTGCCGTATCTGCGCGCCGGCAGGTTCGACGACGCGAAGACCGCCCACCTGCGCAGCTACCGGCTCGCGAAGGACAACCCCGACAACCTGCGCATCGTCGCCAACAACATCGTCTTCACGGCCGTCACGGGCAATGAGGCGCGCGCCCTGGCGCTCGTCGAACGCCACATCGGCTGGCTCGCGCACGACGGGCTCAACGTCGACGCCCACTTCGCCGCCCTGGCCGCATTCGCCCTCGCACTCGACCGCGTCACGGCGGCGGGCCACGGCTCGACCCCTGTGCGCGGAGCCGACGCCCCTGCGCTGCGTCCGCTCCTGGGCGACCACGAGGGGGCGTGGAGCGCCGAGGAGCTGGCCGCGGCGTCGTGGGAGGCCGCCGCGCGCATCGGCGCCGCCTTCGACGAGCGCGACGGGACAGACGGGCACGCCAGGAGCCTCGAGCGCATGCGCGCGCTCCGGGAGGAGAGCTACGACGTCCCCATCCGGTCGGACGCCTTCGTCCCGACGCCCGCGGCGACGGAACCTGCGGATGCCGAGGGCTGGTTCGACCGCGTCATGAACCTCGCGCAGTACGGCGCCGAAGAGGAGACCCTGCATGGCCTCCCCCGCGCTCTCGAGGTCGCCGACCCCGCCAAGCGCGCGCAGCTGCTCTCGATGCGGATCGGCGTGCTCATCGCGCTCGACCGCGAGGACGAGGCACGAGAGATCCTGCCCGAGCGTCTCTCGGCGCTCCGTGAGGCTGGACTCGACGCCCAGGCCGATCTCGAGTCGCGTCTCGGCCTCGCCACCTTCGGAGACTCGTCTCCCGAGGCGGTCGCCGGCCTCGACCGAGAACTCGCCGCCGCCGGCGCGCTCCCTGCGTGGTCACGCGGCGATCTCGCCCTCAGCCGCGCGTTCCAGCACCTGCGAGGCGACAACGGCGACGAGACGGATGCCGCGCTCGAGCTCGCCGAGCAGGCCGCGCGCGCGTTCGCCGAGGCCGGAGACGCGCGCCTGTCGAACACCACGACCCTTCTGGCGATCTCCGCGATGCTCAACCGCGGCGACCTCGAGGCGGCCGGTGCCCTTCTCGACCGTCTGCTCGCGCAGGACGACGTCAGCGACGGGCATCGCGCGCGGGCCCTGCAGACGAGGGCGCGCGTGCGCGGTGGCGCCGGAGACTACGTCGAGGGCGCGGCGGATGCCGATGAGGCGTGCCGCCTCCTCACGCTGCTTGGCGCGACATCCGCCCTCGCCTCCGCGCATCTGCTCGCCGGCGCGCTCTGGGAAGACGCGGGCGACGCCGACAAGGCCCTCAGCCGGTACCGCCTCGCGTCACGGCTGCTGGCGCAGCGCGGTGAGGACGCCGCGCCCGCCGACTTCCGGCTCGCTCGCGCCATGCTCGCGGTCGGAGACGCCGAGGAATCGGCCGAGCTGTTCGGCACCGTGCTGGAGCGGGAGGAGCAGTCCGATGTGCCTGCGGGCTCCCGCGCGATGACGGCGTCGATGCTGGGGCGCGCGCTGAGCGGCGCGGGCGAGTGGGGGCAGTCGGCGGGCGCCTACGGTTACGCGGCCGAGCTCTTCGGGGAGGCGGAGCAGCACGCCGACCAGGCCATGGCGCTCACGGAACGAGCCAAGATCCTGGCCCGGTTCGACGAGCACGACGAGGCCATCGAGCTGCTGGAGTCCGCGGCCGAGATCGTCCGTCGCGACCCGGAGGCTGTCGGCACGCTCGCCGACGTGCTGCACAACCTGGGCCAGGCCTACGGCGCGCGAGAAGACGAGCGGGCGTTCGCGCTGTTCGACGAGGTCGCCGAGCTCGCGCGGCAGCATGAGGCCGGCTGGCTGCTCGCAGACGTCACCGACTCGAGGGCGCGCGCCCTGGCCGCGTTCGGCCGCGTCGACGAGGCCGTGGCCGCCGCGCTGACCGCGGCCGACGCGTTCGCCGAGCTCGGCGACGCCGGTGCTGCGGGAGGATCCGAGCTGTTCGCCGCGCGCGTGCTCGCGTCGTCCGAGCGGGGTGCCGACGCGGTGCCGCTCTATCGGGCCGCGATCGAGCACGGCGCGGCGGTTCCGCCCCTGCGTCAGGTGGCCGCGCTCGAGCTCGGCGACGTCTTCGAGGCGCTCGGGCGCCACGGCGAGGCCGCGGAGGTCCGCGCGCTCATCGAGAGCTGA